One Malaclemys terrapin pileata isolate rMalTer1 chromosome 21, rMalTer1.hap1, whole genome shotgun sequence DNA window includes the following coding sequences:
- the CTU1 gene encoding cytoplasmic tRNA 2-thiolation protein 1 yields MLGVVGRCMLGVGQCVRPACGAGAETPAPTAAPPAMPAPCSACGASPAALRRPKTGHALCRACFLAAFEEETHQAIVAGRLFRPGETVAIGASGGKDSTVLAHLLQLLDQRHSYGLRLLLLSVDEGIAGYRDASLAAVRRHQRRSGLPLHVVSYRQLYGWSMDRIARHLGPRNNCTFCGVFRRQALDRGALLMGADKIATGHNADDVAETVLMNFLRGDVGRLRRGAGTGPAGGEGAVPRCKPLRHAYEKEIVLYAYFQGLDYFSTECVYAPQAYRGYARALLKELEAARPSAVADLGHSGERLSLRSDLRMPARGTCQRCGYVASQPLCKACVLLEGLDRGLPKLGIGKHRRLRDKLRDGQPLTQEERRRLGAPAEGEPPEEQEPRGELGTDEEPWGRRELRGPQDLDF; encoded by the exons atgctgggagttgtaggcaggtgcatgctgggagttgGCCAGTGTGTGCGGCCAGCGTgcggggcaggagcagagactcCGGCTCCGACAGCGG ccccccccgccatGCCGGCCCCATGCTCTGCCTGCGGCGCCAGCCCGGCTGCCCTGCGGCGCCCCAAGACGGGCCACGCCCTGTGCCGCGCCTGCTTCCTGGCGGCCTTCGAGGAGGAGACGCACCAGGCCATCGTGGCCGGGCGGCTCTTCCGGCCCGGCGAGACCGTGGCCATCGGCGCCTCGGGCGGCAAGGACTCCACGGTGCTGGCCcacctgctgcagctccttgacCAGCGCCACAGCTACGGCCTgcgcctgctgctgctctccgtGGACGAGGGCATCGCCGGCTACCGCGACGCCTCCCTGGCCGCCGTGCGCCGCCACCAGCGCCGCTCCGGCCTGCCCCTGCACGTGGTCTCCTACCGCCAGCTCTACGGCTGGAGCATGGACCGCATCGCCCGCCACCTCGGCCCCCGCAACAACTGCACCTTCTGCGGCGTCTTCCGGCGCCAGGCCCTCGACCGGGGCGCCCTGCTGATGGGTGCTGACAAGATCGCCACAG GGCACAACGCGGACGACGTGGCTGAGACGGTGCTGATGAACTTCCTGCGGGGCGACGTGGGTCGGCTGcgccggggggcgggaacagggccagcgggtggggagggggccgTGCCCCGCTGCAAGCCCCTGCGCCATGCCTACGAGAAGGAGATCGTCCTCTACGCCTATTTCCAGGGCCTGGACTACTTCAGCACTGAGTGTGTCTACGCCCCCCAGGCCTACCGCGGCTACGCCCGCGCCCTGCTCAAGGAGCTGGAGGCCGCCCGGCCCAGCGCCGTGGCTGACCTGGGCCACTCGGGCGAGCGGCTCTCGCTGCGCTCCGACCTCCGCATGCCGGCCCGCGGCACCTGCCAGCGCTGCGGCTACGTGGCCAGCCAGCCCCTGTGCAAGGCCTGCGTCCTGCTGGAGGGGCTCGACCGCGGCCTGCCCAAGCTGGGCATCGGCAAGCACCGGCGCCTGCGGGACAAGCTGCGGGACGGGCAGCCCCTCACCCAGGAGGAGCGCAGGCGTCTGGGGGCTCCGGCCGAGGGGGAGCCGCCGGAGGAGCAGGAGCCTCGGGGGGAGCTGGGGACAGATGAGGAGCCGTGGGGCAGACGGGAGCTGAGGGGCCCACAGGACCTGGACTTCTGA